Proteins encoded together in one Bosea sp. (in: a-proteobacteria) window:
- a CDS encoding enoyl-CoA hydratase-related protein has protein sequence MSHDFEDVLYREEGRVATITINRPDRMNSFRSSNATFAGGTYEELTEAIQRAGWNRDIGVIVLTGAGSRAFSVGGDTGDTRSKSTGRGITGVPGEELHAAIRSVPKPVIAKVRGYAIGGGNVLVTLCDLAIASENAIFGQVGPKMGSVDPGFGTALLSRVVGEKKAREMWFLCRRYPAAEALAMGLINRVVPDDQLDAEVDTWCEEIANMSPTAIGIAKASFNADSEHLRGVSALGFHATALYRYSAEAKEAGAAFREKRKPDFTHAKN, from the coding sequence ATGAGCCATGATTTCGAGGACGTCCTCTACCGCGAGGAAGGCCGCGTCGCGACCATCACGATCAACCGCCCGGACCGGATGAATTCCTTCCGCAGCTCCAACGCGACATTCGCCGGCGGCACCTATGAGGAGCTGACCGAGGCGATCCAGCGCGCCGGCTGGAACCGCGACATCGGCGTCATCGTGCTGACGGGGGCGGGCAGCCGTGCCTTCAGCGTGGGGGGCGACACTGGCGACACGCGTTCCAAAAGCACCGGGCGCGGCATCACCGGCGTTCCTGGCGAGGAGCTGCACGCCGCGATCCGCTCGGTGCCGAAGCCGGTCATCGCCAAGGTCCGGGGCTATGCGATCGGCGGCGGCAACGTCCTCGTCACGCTCTGCGACCTCGCCATCGCCAGCGAGAACGCGATCTTCGGCCAGGTCGGCCCGAAGATGGGTTCGGTCGATCCAGGCTTCGGCACGGCGCTGCTCTCCCGCGTCGTCGGCGAGAAGAAAGCCCGCGAGATGTGGTTCCTCTGCCGGCGCTATCCGGCGGCCGAGGCCCTGGCGATGGGATTGATCAATCGCGTCGTGCCCGACGATCAGCTCGATGCCGAAGTCGACACATGGTGCGAGGAGATCGCCAATATGAGCCCGACCGCGATCGGAATTGCCAAGGCTTCCTTCAATGCCGACAGCGAGCATCTGCGCGGCGTCTCGGCCCTGGGTTTCCACGCGACCGCGCTCTACCGCTATTCTGCGGAAGCGAAGGAAGCGGGCGCTGCGTTTCGCGAGAAGCGCAAGCCGGACTTCACCCACGCCAAGAACTGA
- a CDS encoding OB-fold domain-containing protein, which yields MMLQNSATPARVLGLYDEPFWKRLKQDGRLSLQCCRHCSTWRYPPGPVCQSCLSPDYDWKPVSGHGEILSWIVFHRSYLPEYSSPYNVVAVRLDEGPTMISNLVEEPPPGSVIGRRVALQPVEMDDGVTLPRFRLLD from the coding sequence ATGATGCTGCAGAATTCGGCCACCCCGGCTCGTGTCCTCGGGCTTTATGACGAACCGTTCTGGAAGCGGCTGAAGCAGGACGGGCGCCTGTCGCTGCAATGTTGCCGCCATTGCAGCACCTGGCGCTATCCGCCGGGGCCGGTCTGCCAGAGCTGCCTGTCGCCGGATTACGACTGGAAGCCGGTCTCGGGCCATGGCGAGATCCTGTCCTGGATCGTCTTCCACCGCTCGTATCTGCCGGAATATTCCAGCCCTTACAATGTCGTCGCGGTGCGGCTCGACGAAGGCCCGACGATGATCAGCAACCTGGTCGAGGAGCCTCCGCCCGGCTCTGTCATCGGCCGGCGTGTCGCCTTGCAGCCGGTTGAGATGGATGACGGCGTGACGCTGCCGCGGTTCAGGCTGCTCGATTAA
- a CDS encoding thiolase family protein — MNRLSRVAAVIGVGHSDWVGDWARVRAGERPDDNYGYGASAFRNALADAGIDRSRINGLIVGPTTAYERMAEVLNLNVRWGDQADAVLSVIQAVTAIESGLADVVALVYGNDQRSVGTQYGGPQAMGGDMFLSYVYHAPWGMTSQGALYALMFRRFCELYGVTERDLGHVAVAQREGSSRNPNAIMRKTISIEDYMAAPYIVEPLRLFDYCLINDGGVALILAEANLARRLSGRPVFVEAVGRYDLNQGATSLEPRLTEFYRPAQQAVAEQIFGASGLDRKDIDVLQVYDSFSVHVPLALEGYGYCGIGESGKFMRESGIGLAGALPTNTGGGHLSESYMQGWNHQIECVRQVRGECGDRQVPDCRRVHYCSDVAGKAVSIIYGA, encoded by the coding sequence GTGAATCGATTGAGCCGTGTTGCCGCCGTCATCGGCGTGGGCCATAGCGATTGGGTGGGCGACTGGGCCCGCGTGCGCGCGGGCGAGCGCCCCGACGACAACTACGGCTATGGCGCCAGCGCGTTCCGCAATGCCCTGGCGGATGCCGGCATCGACCGGAGCCGGATCAACGGGCTGATCGTCGGCCCGACCACGGCCTATGAGCGCATGGCGGAGGTGCTGAACCTCAATGTGCGCTGGGGTGATCAGGCGGACGCGGTGTTGTCGGTCATCCAGGCGGTGACGGCGATCGAAAGCGGTCTGGCCGACGTGGTGGCGCTGGTCTACGGCAACGACCAGCGTTCGGTCGGCACGCAATATGGCGGGCCGCAGGCGATGGGCGGCGACATGTTCCTGTCTTACGTCTATCACGCGCCCTGGGGCATGACCTCGCAGGGGGCGCTCTATGCCCTGATGTTCCGCCGTTTCTGCGAGCTCTACGGCGTCACCGAGCGCGACCTCGGCCATGTCGCGGTCGCGCAGCGGGAGGGATCGTCCCGCAATCCGAACGCCATCATGCGCAAGACGATCTCGATCGAGGACTATATGGCGGCGCCCTATATCGTCGAGCCGCTGCGCCTATTCGACTACTGCCTGATCAATGATGGCGGCGTCGCGCTGATCCTCGCCGAAGCCAACCTGGCCAGGCGGCTTTCGGGGCGGCCCGTCTTCGTCGAGGCCGTCGGCCGCTACGATCTCAACCAGGGGGCGACGTCGCTCGAACCCCGCCTCACGGAGTTCTACCGCCCGGCCCAGCAGGCCGTCGCGGAACAGATCTTCGGCGCCAGCGGCCTCGATCGAAAGGACATCGACGTGCTGCAGGTCTATGACAGCTTCTCGGTGCATGTGCCGCTCGCACTGGAGGGCTACGGCTATTGCGGCATCGGCGAGTCCGGCAAGTTCATGCGCGAATCCGGCATCGGCCTGGCGGGCGCATTGCCGACCAATACCGGCGGCGGGCATCTCTCCGAGAGCTACATGCAGGGCTGGAACCACCAGATCGAGTGCGTCCGGCAGGTGCGAGGCGAATGCGGCGACCGGCAGGTGCCGGATTGCCGGCGTGTCCATTACTGCTCCGACGTCGCCGGCAAGGCCGTCTCCATCATTTACGGAGCCTAG
- a CDS encoding ABC transporter ATP-binding protein: protein MARVEIRGVTKSFGRVPAVDKVSFVAQDGDLITLLGPSGCGKTTTLNMIAGFIDPDDGEIFIDNQAIQTTPSHKRNLGMVFQNFALFPHMTVFENVAFGLSMRRIPKAEIRRKVEAALEMVELSSFEDRYRRQLSGGQAQRVALARAVVIEPAVLLLDEPFSALDASLRAQLRSDVRRIQKTLGITTVFVTHDQAEALSMSDSIVLMRRGAIEQIGTPKEVYEHPRNKFVASFLGDANLLPGKVVSQSGDRVEFAWGGTVLRAMAADARIPVGSAGTLALRPERLRITDDRNAENAIVGTIKSVSFVGSATTYVVSSAAGILRVEAHNNDGIAIREQDQSVVLSFAPNSAVVIHEQ, encoded by the coding sequence ATGGCCCGCGTCGAAATTCGCGGAGTGACGAAGAGCTTTGGCCGCGTTCCCGCGGTCGACAAGGTTTCGTTCGTGGCACAGGACGGCGATCTGATTACGCTGCTCGGCCCTTCCGGTTGCGGCAAGACCACCACGCTGAACATGATCGCCGGCTTCATCGATCCGGATGACGGCGAGATCTTTATCGATAACCAGGCAATTCAGACCACGCCGTCTCATAAGCGAAATCTGGGAATGGTCTTCCAGAACTTCGCCCTGTTCCCGCACATGACCGTCTTCGAGAACGTCGCCTTCGGCCTCAGCATGCGCCGAATTCCCAAGGCCGAGATCCGGCGCAAGGTCGAGGCGGCTCTCGAGATGGTCGAATTGAGCAGCTTCGAGGACCGCTATCGCCGCCAGCTCTCCGGCGGCCAGGCCCAGCGCGTCGCGCTGGCGCGCGCGGTGGTCATCGAGCCGGCCGTCCTTCTCCTCGATGAGCCGTTCTCGGCGCTGGACGCCAGCCTCCGGGCCCAGCTTCGCAGCGATGTGCGCCGCATCCAGAAGACGCTCGGCATCACCACCGTCTTCGTGACGCATGACCAGGCCGAAGCGCTCTCCATGTCGGACAGCATCGTGCTCATGCGGCGCGGCGCCATCGAGCAGATCGGCACACCGAAGGAAGTCTACGAGCACCCGCGCAACAAGTTCGTCGCCTCCTTCCTCGGCGACGCGAACCTGCTGCCGGGCAAGGTGGTGTCGCAATCCGGAGACCGGGTCGAGTTCGCCTGGGGCGGCACAGTCCTGCGGGCCATGGCGGCGGACGCGAGGATCCCCGTCGGCAGCGCCGGAACCCTCGCACTCCGGCCCGAGCGTCTCCGCATCACGGACGACCGCAACGCCGAGAACGCCATCGTCGGGACGATCAAGAGCGTGTCCTTCGTCGGATCGGCCACGACCTATGTCGTCTCCTCCGCCGCCGGCATCCTGCGCGTCGAAGCGCATAATAACGACGGTATCGCGATCCGCGAACAGGACCAGTCCGTCGTTCTCAGCTTCGCTCCCAACAGTGCGGTCGTGATCCATGAACAATAG
- a CDS encoding IclR family transcriptional regulator, whose product MKTTKDAAGTVSRVATILSTLAEAAQPLGVKQISLAAELPMSTTHRLLDLLSESGFVQRIAKIHKYSLGPDFLRIAATTTYKNPLHRIVQPTLNDLTERTDETSAFALYHQSRHDISYHAKADSRQPLRFRLPLNQREHLQSNAFGHAVLASLSDAARDSAASAGLVLPKATDGGLLDMVLQRIRDEGYAVSKENEPSGVAYIAAPVRAIDDSPLGAIGLVIPVVRFERSKVEAYGALVFEAAKKIGNLL is encoded by the coding sequence GTGAAAACTACAAAGGATGCGGCCGGAACTGTTTCACGGGTTGCGACCATACTCAGTACATTGGCTGAAGCGGCACAGCCGCTCGGCGTAAAGCAAATATCGCTGGCCGCAGAACTGCCGATGAGCACGACGCATCGGCTATTGGATCTCCTGTCGGAAAGCGGCTTTGTTCAACGCATCGCGAAAATTCACAAATATAGTCTCGGGCCGGACTTCCTGCGGATCGCCGCGACGACCACCTACAAGAATCCGCTGCACCGCATCGTGCAGCCAACCTTGAACGATCTCACCGAGCGGACGGACGAAACATCAGCTTTCGCATTATACCATCAATCGCGGCATGATATCAGTTATCACGCGAAGGCCGACAGTCGCCAGCCCCTACGCTTCAGGTTGCCCCTCAACCAAAGAGAACATCTGCAAAGCAACGCCTTTGGCCATGCGGTATTGGCCTCACTGTCCGACGCCGCGCGCGACAGCGCAGCCTCCGCCGGTCTCGTCCTTCCCAAGGCCACTGACGGCGGCTTGCTCGACATGGTCCTGCAGCGTATCCGGGACGAAGGATACGCCGTCTCCAAGGAGAACGAGCCGTCCGGGGTCGCCTATATTGCGGCGCCCGTCAGGGCCATCGACGACAGCCCCCTCGGGGCCATCGGATTGGTCATTCCGGTCGTGCGATTCGAGCGCTCCAAAGTCGAGGCTTACGGGGCGCTCGTCTTCGAGGCGGCGAAGAAGATCGGAAATCTCCTTTAA
- a CDS encoding IclR family transcriptional regulator — protein sequence MDSPKGAISRSLAILKCLVDEKIGVRIQTLSSKTGLNISTAHRILQTLTAERMVAYDPDTRCYSVGTEFVRLAAGALGEGSLVSRIGEIAKVAALELGETCAFYKYEPDTQSMMVTVVRHGPNPLGYGYNVGEQAPIYAGASGKAILAYLPADVIETVLAGPLVPLTEATIVDPAKLRQELDNIRRAGYAISRAERAPHGTGLAVPVITKADKVVGSLGLTIPFFRFREDRMGPWADDLRESAKEIAVIFDVFSHEAD from the coding sequence ATGGACAGCCCAAAGGGTGCCATCTCAAGATCTTTAGCAATCCTAAAATGTCTGGTTGACGAGAAGATCGGGGTAAGAATTCAAACGCTCTCGAGCAAAACCGGCTTGAACATCAGCACGGCTCATCGCATTCTTCAAACATTGACCGCCGAGCGAATGGTCGCCTACGACCCCGACACCCGGTGCTACTCGGTCGGGACCGAATTTGTTCGACTGGCGGCGGGTGCTCTCGGAGAAGGATCCCTCGTCTCCCGCATTGGAGAAATCGCCAAAGTCGCGGCCCTGGAGCTCGGGGAGACATGCGCATTCTATAAATACGAGCCTGATACGCAAAGCATGATGGTTACGGTCGTTCGACATGGACCGAATCCACTTGGGTACGGCTACAATGTCGGCGAACAGGCCCCGATTTATGCCGGCGCGAGCGGCAAGGCCATTCTCGCGTATCTTCCCGCTGACGTGATAGAGACGGTTCTCGCAGGACCTCTGGTCCCTCTAACCGAAGCGACCATCGTCGACCCGGCCAAGCTTCGGCAGGAACTGGACAATATAAGACGTGCCGGGTACGCTATTTCAAGAGCTGAGCGCGCGCCCCATGGTACCGGCCTTGCCGTCCCCGTCATCACGAAAGCGGATAAGGTGGTCGGCTCCCTTGGCCTGACGATTCCCTTCTTTCGCTTCCGAGAGGACCGAATGGGTCCTTGGGCCGACGACCTGCGGGAGAGCGCAAAGGAGATCGCTGTGATCTTCGATGTTTTCAGCCACGAGGCCGATTGA
- a CDS encoding enoyl-CoA hydratase-related protein: MTQVGDAQIHAFETIKAERRGPALVVMLNRPERRNAISIRMMDELAELAERVETDAGIRTIVITGGAAFFSAGGDLHEAARIETPTDLMQVVKHWKRMNAALESSSKPVIAAIEGFCITGGCELALACDIRIAGAGASFGITSSKIGTVPGAGGTQRLPRIVGVSNALHILFTATPIDAAEAYRIGLVSELVAEGQALPQALKLSETLAQRAPLSLALIKRAVYRGVESDLETGLALEETAGALAYGSADRREGIAAFFERRDPSFQGR; encoded by the coding sequence ATGACGCAGGTCGGAGACGCTCAGATCCACGCTTTCGAGACGATCAAGGCCGAGCGTCGGGGGCCGGCCCTCGTGGTTATGCTCAACCGGCCCGAGCGGCGGAATGCCATCAGCATCCGCATGATGGATGAATTGGCCGAGCTCGCCGAGCGGGTCGAGACGGATGCAGGCATCCGCACGATCGTCATCACCGGCGGGGCGGCGTTCTTCTCGGCCGGAGGCGATCTCCATGAGGCTGCCAGGATCGAGACCCCGACCGACCTGATGCAGGTCGTGAAGCACTGGAAGCGGATGAATGCCGCGCTGGAAAGCTCCTCGAAGCCCGTGATCGCGGCGATCGAGGGCTTCTGCATAACCGGCGGCTGCGAGCTGGCGCTCGCCTGCGACATCCGCATCGCGGGCGCGGGAGCTTCCTTCGGCATCACCAGCTCGAAGATCGGCACCGTGCCGGGGGCGGGGGGCACGCAAAGGCTGCCGCGCATCGTTGGCGTGTCGAACGCCCTGCACATTCTGTTCACCGCGACGCCGATCGACGCCGCCGAGGCTTACCGCATCGGGCTCGTCAGCGAGCTGGTCGCGGAAGGCCAGGCGCTCCCGCAGGCGCTGAAGCTGTCCGAGACGCTGGCGCAGCGGGCACCGCTCTCGCTCGCGCTGATCAAGCGGGCCGTCTATCGCGGCGTCGAAAGCGATCTCGAGACCGGGCTCGCGCTCGAGGAAACGGCCGGCGCCCTCGCTTACGGAAGTGCCGATCGGCGGGAAGGCATCGCCGCCTTCTTCGAGCGGCGCGACCCATCCTTTCAAGGCAGGTGA
- a CDS encoding ABC transporter permease, producing MPEISHAMTASPAGRRNRRPAGMLAVRAGLIGFSYLVLVFMVAPMLTVIASSFTSTNFIRFPPVGFSFKWFVAAIQDETLSYTLLVSLGLATACAVLSIIVGFLAACGLSMSQFRGREVLTTFFMSPLMVPVIVLGAAMLQFFASLGMLDTVGGVLLGHMLVAVPYAIRLVGVSLDGFDWDLYRAARNLGASEIVAVTRVVLPSAYSGIVAGATFAFIMSFDEVTISLFTTGTKVQTLPVTIYRSVEYSYEPVIAAASSITVGIAALALIAIFGSLGIERVFGAEETR from the coding sequence ATGCCTGAGATTTCTCATGCCATGACGGCTTCTCCGGCGGGCCGCCGCAATCGCCGGCCGGCGGGCATGCTCGCCGTGCGGGCTGGCCTGATCGGCTTCTCCTATCTGGTCCTCGTCTTCATGGTCGCGCCGATGCTGACCGTGATCGCCTCCTCCTTCACATCGACCAACTTTATCCGGTTTCCGCCGGTCGGGTTTTCCTTCAAGTGGTTCGTGGCGGCCATTCAGGACGAGACCCTGTCCTATACCTTGCTTGTCAGCCTCGGCCTTGCCACGGCCTGCGCGGTGCTGTCGATCATCGTCGGCTTCCTCGCCGCCTGCGGCCTGTCGATGAGCCAATTTCGCGGGCGCGAGGTGCTGACCACCTTCTTCATGTCTCCGCTGATGGTGCCAGTGATCGTACTGGGCGCGGCGATGCTGCAGTTCTTCGCCTCGCTCGGCATGCTCGACACGGTCGGTGGCGTGCTGCTGGGGCATATGCTCGTCGCCGTGCCCTATGCCATCCGGCTCGTCGGAGTGAGCCTCGACGGCTTCGACTGGGACCTCTACCGGGCAGCCCGAAATCTGGGCGCCTCGGAGATCGTCGCGGTCACCCGCGTCGTCCTGCCGTCGGCCTATTCGGGCATCGTCGCCGGCGCGACCTTCGCCTTCATCATGTCCTTCGACGAGGTGACCATCTCGCTGTTCACGACCGGCACCAAGGTACAGACGCTGCCGGTCACGATCTACCGCAGCGTGGAATACAGCTACGAACCGGTCATCGCCGCCGCTTCCAGCATCACGGTCGGCATCGCCGCGCTGGCATTGATCGCGATCTTCGGATCGCTGGGCATCGAGCGCGTCTTCGGCGCGGAGGAAACGCGATGA
- a CDS encoding acetyl-CoA hydrolase/transferase C-terminal domain-containing protein encodes MSTISIEDLRFADWMRSGDAVTWLGSTAEPVALISRLDAQAGDCPHFSTLLSLSFAEDLRPEHPNVTFKSFGGAGTNKRFYPASAGGVIACNVSNLCQLIAAGNIRVEVALVQVSGPDDQGRYNLGLGVQHMQTAIEKARVVIGQVNRNVPWTFGDTLVEGSAFDVLVEEDTPIIEPPQSEPTSLDSVIGEHIAKLVADGSVIQLGIGAVPNAVARALRAKRRLGVHAGVIGDGVLDLIEAGAIDNSRKEIDPGLTVTMGLLGSHRLNRYADRNMSLRVRSPLYTHDPVVLSQLSRIVAINSALEVDLTGQINAETAMGRHIGTIGGQGDFMRAAMRSREGRSIIALPATARRGTTSRIVARLADGAVTTPRADADIIVTEYGIAELRGRSLDERAAAMIAIAAPEFRKDLSAAAMKLC; translated from the coding sequence ATGAGCACGATTTCGATCGAGGATCTGCGTTTCGCCGATTGGATGCGCTCCGGTGATGCGGTGACCTGGCTCGGCTCGACCGCCGAGCCGGTGGCTTTGATCTCGCGTCTCGATGCACAGGCGGGCGATTGCCCGCACTTCTCGACGCTGCTCAGCCTCAGCTTCGCCGAGGATCTGCGGCCGGAGCATCCGAACGTGACGTTCAAGTCGTTCGGCGGGGCCGGCACCAACAAGCGCTTCTATCCGGCGAGTGCCGGCGGCGTCATAGCCTGCAACGTTTCCAATCTCTGCCAGCTGATCGCGGCGGGAAACATCCGCGTCGAGGTGGCCCTCGTCCAGGTCAGCGGGCCCGACGACCAGGGCCGATACAATCTCGGCCTGGGCGTCCAGCACATGCAGACGGCGATCGAGAAGGCGCGGGTGGTGATCGGCCAGGTCAACCGCAACGTACCCTGGACCTTCGGCGATACGCTCGTCGAGGGCTCCGCTTTCGACGTTCTGGTCGAGGAGGACACGCCGATCATCGAGCCGCCGCAGAGCGAACCGACCTCCCTCGACAGCGTGATCGGCGAGCATATCGCGAAGCTCGTGGCGGATGGCTCGGTGATCCAGCTCGGCATCGGCGCCGTGCCGAATGCCGTCGCGCGGGCCTTGCGCGCCAAGCGTCGGCTCGGCGTCCATGCCGGCGTCATCGGCGACGGCGTTCTCGACCTGATCGAGGCCGGCGCCATTGACAACAGCCGCAAGGAGATCGATCCGGGATTGACCGTGACCATGGGCCTGCTCGGCTCGCATCGTCTCAATCGCTACGCCGACCGGAATATGTCGCTGCGGGTACGCTCGCCGCTCTACACGCATGATCCCGTCGTATTGTCGCAGCTCAGCCGCATCGTCGCGATCAATTCTGCCCTGGAAGTGGATCTGACCGGGCAGATCAATGCGGAAACCGCCATGGGGCGGCATATCGGGACGATCGGCGGCCAGGGCGATTTCATGCGTGCCGCGATGCGCTCGCGGGAAGGCCGATCGATCATAGCCCTGCCCGCGACGGCGAGGCGGGGCACCACGTCGCGCATCGTCGCCCGCCTCGCTGACGGAGCCGTCACTACGCCGCGCGCCGATGCCGACATCATCGTCACGGAATACGGCATCGCCGAGCTTCGCGGGCGCTCGCTCGACGAGCGCGCGGCGGCGATGATCGCCATCGCCGCGCCTGAGTTCCGCAAGGACCTCTCCGCGGCGGCGATGAAGCTGTGCTGA
- a CDS encoding ABC transporter permease, translating into MNNSTRERLFRLILLLPIAIFLVFAFIVPMGMMLSNSARHFDPLLGATEGWSAEYYQAVFSDPFYWSVIAKTGYLSLAAVLVCILIGYPVAVCLVLFQGRHRTIIYTGLLAPLFVSAIVRTYGWLILLGQGGPIQSALPWLGLSPMTRIIGTETAVVIGLVHLFLAMMVLPIAASLRNLDPAVLNAARIHGASPVRVYTRVIFPLSLPGVLSGAVAVFALSAGAFVTPAILGASKVRVMSYSIWEQFSVLHNFGQGSVLSIFLVVSVAAVVFLASSTLRSKNA; encoded by the coding sequence ATGAACAATAGCACGCGGGAGCGTCTCTTCAGGTTGATCCTGCTTTTGCCGATCGCCATCTTCCTCGTCTTTGCCTTCATCGTGCCGATGGGCATGATGCTCAGCAACAGCGCACGGCACTTCGATCCGCTTCTCGGTGCGACCGAGGGTTGGTCCGCCGAATATTACCAGGCCGTGTTTTCCGACCCGTTCTATTGGAGCGTGATAGCCAAGACGGGCTATCTGAGCCTGGCGGCCGTGCTCGTCTGCATCCTGATCGGCTATCCGGTGGCCGTCTGCCTGGTCCTGTTCCAGGGTCGGCACAGGACGATCATCTATACCGGCCTGCTGGCGCCGCTGTTCGTCAGCGCGATCGTGCGAACCTATGGCTGGCTCATTCTGCTGGGACAGGGCGGGCCTATCCAGTCGGCGCTGCCCTGGCTCGGCCTGAGTCCGATGACGCGCATCATCGGAACCGAGACCGCCGTGGTGATCGGGCTCGTCCACCTCTTCCTCGCGATGATGGTGCTGCCGATCGCGGCATCGCTACGCAACCTGGACCCCGCCGTCCTCAATGCCGCGCGTATCCATGGCGCCAGCCCGGTCAGGGTCTATACCCGGGTGATCTTTCCTTTGAGCCTGCCGGGCGTGCTCTCGGGCGCCGTCGCGGTCTTTGCCCTGAGCGCCGGTGCCTTCGTGACGCCGGCGATCCTCGGAGCGTCCAAGGTCAGGGTCATGTCCTATTCGATCTGGGAGCAGTTCTCCGTCCTGCACAATTTCGGGCAAGGGTCGGTGCTTTCGATCTTCCTCGTCGTCAGCGTAGCGGCGGTCGTGTTCCTGGCGTCTTCGACCTTGAGGAGCAAGAATGCCTGA
- a CDS encoding FCD domain-containing protein, with product MTIFPTKLQQEEIQTRTLASDVRERLRADIVSGMLKPGLRLRFEELRARYDVGLSPLREALFRLVSEGLVISEDHRGFRVAPVSRMKLMDISFMRKELESMALKLSIERGDIAWESAVLASFHQLSSISTNNNNGSLDLEWGRRHKAFHFTLASACGSDWLLQFRETLADQWARYSNLCIQFTRYERDVLAEHREIMEAALARDAPAGVYLIGRHISRSTQIVLDSDATLFALDDPN from the coding sequence ATGACCATCTTCCCGACCAAGCTGCAGCAAGAGGAAATTCAAACACGGACCCTCGCCAGTGACGTTCGCGAGCGGCTGCGCGCGGATATTGTAAGCGGAATGCTGAAGCCAGGCCTGCGATTGCGTTTCGAGGAGCTCAGAGCGCGCTACGATGTTGGCTTGAGCCCGCTTCGTGAAGCATTGTTCCGCCTCGTAAGCGAAGGTCTCGTGATCTCGGAGGATCATCGCGGGTTCCGGGTTGCACCTGTATCGCGCATGAAGCTGATGGATATCAGCTTCATGCGCAAAGAACTCGAATCAATGGCTCTGAAGTTAAGCATAGAGCGAGGAGACATAGCTTGGGAAAGCGCTGTGTTGGCTTCGTTTCATCAACTTTCCTCGATATCAACAAACAACAATAATGGTTCGCTCGACCTGGAATGGGGGCGTCGCCATAAGGCGTTTCACTTTACGCTGGCATCCGCGTGCGGATCGGATTGGTTATTGCAGTTCCGTGAGACGCTGGCTGATCAATGGGCGCGCTATAGCAACCTATGCATCCAGTTCACGCGATATGAGCGCGACGTCCTGGCCGAGCACCGGGAAATCATGGAAGCGGCCCTGGCACGCGATGCGCCCGCAGGTGTCTATCTGATTGGCCGGCACATCAGCCGATCGACTCAGATCGTTCTCGATTCCGATGCGACCCTGTTCGCGCTCGACGACCCAAATTGA